Proteins from a single region of Theobroma cacao cultivar B97-61/B2 chromosome 10, Criollo_cocoa_genome_V2, whole genome shotgun sequence:
- the LOC18586515 gene encoding protein NUCLEAR FUSION DEFECTIVE 4, with the protein MAGAGATYLFGVYSKDIKATLGYDQSTLNLMSTFKDLGANVGVLSGLLAEVTPTWFVLLVGAVMNFAGYFMIWCAVTKKIPTPQVWHMCAYICIGANSQNFANTGSLVTCVKNFPESRGIMLGLMKGFVGLSGALFTQLYYAIYGNDSKSLILLIGWLPAAISLVFVYNIRIMKISRHPNEHKVFHEYLTISVILALLLMGLTIAQKKVTFPRIGYVLSAVVVCVMLFSPLAIAIREEYYTWRHRKQITTPTSIIVEATPPTETVSKSEIEPECTETEIVMKNQEDSCCTNICKRPKRGQDYTILQALTSADMLLLFVATFCGLGCSLTAVDNLGQIGESLGYPQLTISTFVSLLSIWNYFGRVFAGFVSEKILLKYKVPRPSIMAFALLLSAVGDLLIAFPWPGSVYPASLVLGFSYGAQLTLLFTIVSELFGLKYYSTLFNCSQLASPLGSYVLNVRVVGKLYDREALKQLAAKGLTRSMVKELTCMGKQCYRLSFLILAAANFCAFFVTLILVARTRKYYRGDIYKRFRDEMEANEKEMALKQAQEIQEVKK; encoded by the coding sequence ATGGCAGGTGCTGGTGCAACGTATCTTTTTGGTGTCTATTCCAAGGATATTAAAGCGACTTTAGGCTATGATCAATCCACACTCAACCTGATGAGCACATTCAAGGACCTTGGAGCCAATGTTGGAGTCCTCTCCGGCCTCCTAGCTGAGGTAACTCCGACGTGGTTCGTCTTGCTAGTAGGTGCAGTCATGAATTTTGCCGGTTATTTTATGATATGGTGCGCCGTGACCAAAAAAATTCCCACCCCACAGGTATGGCATATGTGTGCATATATTTGCATTGGTGCAAATTCACAAAACTTTGCCAATACAGGTTCACTAGTTACTTGTGTGAAAAACTTCCCAGAAAGTAGAGGGATAATGCTAGGGCTTATGAAGGGTTTTGTAGGGCTGAGTGGAGCTCTGTTTACACAGCTTTATTATGCTATCTATGGGAATGATTCAAAGTCATTGATTCTGCTGATTGGTTGGCTACCGGCTGCTAtttctttggtttttgtttaCAACATTAGAATAATGAAGATCTCCAGACATCCTAATGAACATAAAGTGTTTCATGAATACTTAACAATTTCAGTTATTCTAGCTTTGTTGCTCATGGGACTAACCATTGCTCAGAAAAAGGTTACGTTTCCCCGTATTGGTTATGTATTAAGTGCAGTTGTAGTCTGTGTGATGTTGTTTTCACCCCTTGCCATTGCCATAAGAGAAGAATATTATACTTGGAGGCATAGGAAACAAATCACCACCCCCACTAGTATCATTGTTGAGGCAACACCACCGACTGAGACGGTATCAAAATCTGAGATAGAACCAGAATGTACAGAGACCGAGATAGTGATGAAGAATCAGGAAGACTCGTGCTGCACAAATATTTGCAAGCGACCTAAAAGAGGTCAAGATTACACCATTCTCCAAGCCCTTACTAGTGCAGACATGTTGCTTCTTTTTGTTGCTACATTTTGTGGATTGGGTTGCAGCTTAACAGCAGTGGACAATCTAGGCCAAATTGGTGAATCCTTGGGCTATCCACAACTTACCATTTCTACGTTTGTTTCCCTACTTAGCATATGGAATTATTTTGGTAGAGTTTTCGCCGGATTTGTCTCTGAAAAGATTCTGTTGAAGTACAAAGTACCTCGACCATCAATAATGGCATTTGCCCTTTTGTTATCTGCCGTTGGAGATTTACTTATCGCCTTTCCCTGGCCTGGTTCTGTTTATCCTGCTTCTTTGGTTTTAGGATTCTCATATGGAGCACAACTCACATTGCTCTTCACCATTGTATCTGAGCTTTTCGGATTGAAATATTACTCAACTCTTTTCAACTGTTCCCAGTTAGCAAGCCCTCTTGGGTCATACGTACTTAATGTGAGAGTTGTTGGGAAACTTTATGATAGAGAGGCATTGAAGCAGCTGGCAGCAAAGGGATTGACAAGATCAATGGTGAAGGAATTGACTTGCATGGGAAAACAATGTTACAGGCTATCTTTCTTAATTCTTGCTGCCGCTAACTTCTGTGCATTTTTTGTTACACTGATTTTGGTTGCGAGAACTCGTAAATACTATAGGGGAGATATCTATAAGAGATTCAGGGATGAAATGGAAGCAAATGAGAAGGAAATGGCTTTGAAACAAGCACAGGAGATCCAAGAGGTGAAAAAGTAA